AAGAGGATGCATTGGGGGCACTTACGGCAGCACCGCCTAAGAATAAACACATAATCTTTGCAGAAGACGAAGACGAGTACCATCACTTCAATCCTCTCAAGCAACTTGACGCGACACCGGAGATGCTCAAGCAGCATCCCGCCGTGCGCGGGAGACTCTCAGTTCTACGTGAAACTGTGTTACCTGAAGAAATACTCTTGTCGGGATATCGAATGCTCTCGACAGCGCAGAAGCGGAAGGAACGTCGTGAGATACAGAGGAAATTACAAAAAAGTGGTCtcaaaagtgaagaagaacgAGCGGAGTTCGTGAAGCGACTCCATGCAAAGAAAGAGGTGAAAATGCACcggttttcttcccttgtaGCAAACGCACTTGAATCTACAGACGCTGAGGCTGAGGGCGAAGACGCTGATGATCCCTGCGACGTGGATCGCCTCCTCGAGTACAAAAAGattaaagagaaggaggaagccCTATTAGCAGCAAGCCGCGTTAAGGAGATTCAGCAACGCGTGCACCGCAGTAAAAAGCTTGATACCCTGGCAAGGGCTATTAAGAAGCAGAACGATGGTATTCGGTGCTCGTTAGAAAATAAGCGCAACGCCCGGTTTAAGCCAAATACTAAGCGACGTGCTcgttaaataaataataaacgCGTGTATGGTGTGTACATTTTACTGCTGAATGATGGTTAGTATACTCGCCATGAGGGTACGCCGTTGCGTTtacatctcttttttttcccttcatatTCTCGCTGCGTTTCACCTCACATTCCACTGAGTGGCGGAGCGTAGAAGGGGCACCcactggaggaggagggaaagttaCAAAAATGTTCGTTTAAGGTATTGACAGTGTTTGGtgtttaaaagaaaaggtaaagtGGCAAAGAAACAGGAGGATATGACATATGATTAAAAGAGGAAGCACATGATGTTAAGATGGTGAGCGAAGGTGAGGGATATCTTTGTGCATGTGGTCCCCGTGTTGTCCACTGCTGAAGGAGTTTTGCCTTGTCAACCGCGGTGGTATTTGGCAAAACATGTGTTCTTCTTGTGAGTGAGTCTATGCCACTGCGGCGACCTTTGATTGCCATTCACTGTGTTTACTCGCTTGTGAATAAGGTGTTTGCGTCGCCTTGTAATATCGCACTTTTGCTCTTCtgcttattattattattattttttttttcgaatcGTGTCGCGTGGGGGATTGTTATTCTATTCTTTTAAAAGCTctacaaaaaagggaggaagtcAAACAGGTAAGTGCACTAAAGGGAGTTCAACCCGCGTTGGTGCAAGGAGCACTGTGAGGAAGTAAactgaaggagaaaaggatttggcagaagggaaaacagtTGGTAGACATCGCCAGTTCGAAGTGAACTGGCGCGCCAACAAAAGGTAAGATTTTGCTGCCTTTTGCAGAACAAAAAGGTGCCTTTGAAGGGCGGAGCAGCTGGTGAAAACAACCAGAAAGAAAACCAACTGGAAAGGAAGTTTAGGGAGCTTACAAGATGTGTGACCGTCTAAATACAATGTCTATCATTTCTCCCAGATCAGCAGCTCCCAGCTCGGGGAGGAGACTTTCGGCGTCACGTCGGGGTCAAGATCGAGAATATCGTCGGACGAACTCCTCGCGCTCCGTTTTATCCCAAAGGCAGAAACTTAGTGATTCCATTCACGGCACTGGAAATGCCATGGATGTATACGTGCGTGTACGGCCATTTAGTGAGCGAGAATTATCCATGAACGCGCCGCAGCATAGCACGGTGCGCATTGAAGTAGACAATCCGTGCGTTCTTACGCTTTTGGACCCACAGAAGGACTTCAAACCCCGCCAATCCTACAGTTTTACACGCTGCTTTTGGTCCGTTCTTGAGAGCGACAGTGCAGACTGTGGGAACGCTGGAGATATATTAAGCGCTATAGGAACTTATATTGACCGACGCGTAGCCTCTCCTCGCTCGGCCCGTCAGCGTCAAGCAACTGGAAATTCGTCCCGCTCTCACTCTGCACGTGGAAAGGGAAGCGGTGACTTCTCCGGATTTGTTGAAACATCGGGATCCAATGCGGCGTTGCTAACTGTCAACACTGTTCCGCATCCCCCGTATAGCTCACAGGCAGATGTCTATAACGAGGTTGGTAGGCCTCTATTAGAGAATTCATTGTTAGGATACAATGGCTGTATCTTTGCATACGGGCAAACAGGTAGCGGCAAGACCTTTACCATGCTGGGCTACACGCCAAAAGCCAGTGATTTCCGAAGGTCCAGTCGTCGACAGCAAATTTCTATCGATGAAGCTGATGGGGAGCATTTGTTTAATTCTTCTAGTCCCAGACGGACGGCAACTCCACTGACCAGTAATCGTCTTCGCCGGACCTCGTGGAAAAGCAATATGGTTAGCCCACGAGACACGCGGAGTCTCAGTGGTACATTCCGGGTGGAAGCAGAGCAGTCCGGTGCCGGGGACGACAACAAGCCGTCGGTTGATCCGAATGAACTACAGGGGATTATTCCCCGCATTACCAGGGATCTTTTTCAAGGGTTACATGAGGTGCGTCATCGAGAAGCCTCTCATTCTTTTCGTGTGGAGTTGGAGTTCTATGAAATATACAATGAGAAGGTGTATGACCTTATAAACCCGCAAAAGGATGCTGACCTGAAGATTCGCCAGAACCCACTCACAGGTCCCTACGTAGAGGGACTTTCTTCATTAGTCGTTGTTAACGAGGTACAGGTGGCTGAAGTAATTAATAGGGGAAGCGTTGATCGTCACACCTCTTGCACTAGAATGAATGatcgcagcagccgcagtcACGCCATCATTACAATTAATATTCTGCAGCTTTCTCTCGACGGGAAGAACAGCAGCTGTCAAAAGCGTAGTAAGCTCAATCTGGTTGATCTTGCTGGATCGGAGCGTATTGGCGCTAGTGGGGTGGAGGGTTTGCACTTCAAGGAATCCACGAAGATTAACTTGTCACTCACTACGTTGGGTCGAGTCATTGATTGTCTAGCTGAGCTTTCGCAGTCAAAGGTTCCTTCTGTGACTGCTCCCTATCGCGACTCCAACCTCACATGGCTACTGATGGATTCGTTGGGCGGAAACAGCAAGACATCGATGGTGGCTACTATTTCACCCCACTGTAGCAATTTTGAGGAGATGCGACAGACAATTCGTTACGCCTCTCGTGCCAGGCAGATCGTCAACGTTGCTGTAGTGAATGAAGACCCACATGTGCGTCAGATCAATATGCTCACCAATGAAGTAGAGAACCTCAAGAAGGTAATTCGCGAAAATGGAATGAACGAGTTTACCCGCGACTACGTAATTGACTTACGGCAACGCTACAGCGACTTAGAGAAGCGTTGTGTGGAACAGCAGTTGTCCCTGGTGCAACTGCGTGCGGAAATAGAGGAGAATACAACTTACAACCGCCAAGATGAACCCACTCCAGTGTCTGGAAGAGCCACGCGAGTGTTCCGCGCGGATTTGAATGGACGGCGGACGCGAAACAATGTAAACGGAGACGAGGCAGATGCCTTAACTGTTTCGCCTCGAGTGCCGGAATCAAGGAGATCTGCAGCTGCTGCGTGGCCCACCCCTCCCAAATCGTCTCCGTGCAATAACAGTTCAAGGAACTCCAATGCTGAGGTCACGGCGGAACTGCGAACTCAAATAAAAAGACTCAAAGACGGGCTGAATACGGTGCGAGTGGACAGTTGCCTCCAGCAGTATCACGTCAAGGAATTCGCGCTTTCCTACACAACTGCCGTTTCTAACGCCATTTGTGATACTGtcataaagaagaacaaggAATTTTTGGGTCAAGCAACTCTGTTGTTTGGTACTCGGGCTGGCAGGAGGGACCCGCACCTCCGTCCTCTAAGCAGGACTCCGCGTCGGGATGTAGATGATTCCAAGAAAGTTCCCGATTGCAGGTCCTGGCGGCCCGCTGATAAGGCTGAGAATGATAGTCGTTGCGTGACGCCAAGCCACGCCGGAAAGGCTAAACGGGGGGACCCCGATGCTGCTTTGGCGATTGAATGCGCCAAATACCAGACAGAGCTGCAGCGGGTTCGCGATGAACTGGGCTCCGCGATTGTGGAAAGTCAACGGACTTCGGAGGTTCTTAGGCGGCTTCAGTACGAAAGAGAAGATCTGAAGCGGAAGAATGAGGAGATAAGCTCCAAATacgaggaaaaagagagagaagttCGCCAGTTAAAACGTCTCTTAGAGAGTGGAGCAAGGAGCCGTGAAGAGGGTGAAGGTGGCGTCGGGAGCGCCACCGATTGGAAAAAACAAGCTGATGAAGAGTTGAACTGCTTACGCGCTGCATTGCAAAAAATGTGCGAGGAACACAGCCGTGTGGAGCAACAGCACCAAGCAGAGATTCATAGCCTTATTAGCCAGCAAGACCGATTGTTTAATATTAGCAGCAGCCTTTTGGCCAACTGGGAAAGTCGTTCCGCCGCTCTAGATTCCTCCTTTGCACA
This region of Trypanosoma brucei gambiense DAL972 chromosome 10, complete sequence genomic DNA includes:
- a CDS encoding U3 snoRNA-associated protein UTP11, putative; translated protein: MRRRRLSKEDNRKKMEKTLRHNTRNLHYLKYKAHADWSRAKELIEEDALGALTAAPPKNKHIIFAEDEDEYHHFNPLKQLDATPEMLKQHPAVRGRLSVLRETVLPEEILLSGYRMLSTAQKRKERREIQRKLQKSGLKSEEERAEFVKRLHAKKEVKMHRFSSLVANALESTDAEAEGEDADDPCDVDRLLEYKKIKEKEEALLAASRVKEIQQRVHRSKKLDTLARAIKKQNDGIRCSLENKRNARFKPNTKRRAR
- a CDS encoding kinesin, putative: MCDRLNTMSIISPRSAAPSSGRRLSASRRGQDREYRRTNSSRSVLSQRQKLSDSIHGTGNAMDVYVRVRPFSERELSMNAPQHSTVRIEVDNPCVLTLLDPQKDFKPRQSYSFTRCFWSVLESDSADCGNAGDILSAIGTYIDRRVASPRSARQRQATGNSSRSHSARGKGSGDFSGFVETSGSNAALLTVNTVPHPPYSSQADVYNEVGRPLLENSLLGYNGCIFAYGQTGSGKTFTMLGYTPKASDFRRSSRRQQISIDEADGEHLFNSSSPRRTATPLTSNRLRRTSWKSNMVSPRDTRSLSGTFRVEAEQSGAGDDNKPSVDPNELQGIIPRITRDLFQGLHEVRHREASHSFRVELEFYEIYNEKVYDLINPQKDADLKIRQNPLTGPYVEGLSSLVVVNEVQVAEVINRGSVDRHTSCTRMNDRSSRSHAIITINILQLSLDGKNSSCQKRSKLNLVDLAGSERIGASGVEGLHFKESTKINLSLTTLGRVIDCLAELSQSKVPSVTAPYRDSNLTWLLMDSLGGNSKTSMVATISPHCSNFEEMRQTIRYASRARQIVNVAVVNEDPHVRQINMLTNEVENLKKVIRENGMNEFTRDYVIDLRQRYSDLEKRCVEQQLSLVQLRAEIEENTTYNRQDEPTPVSGRATRVFRADLNGRRTRNNVNGDEADALTVSPRVPESRRSAAAAWPTPPKSSPCNNSSRNSNAEVTAELRTQIKRLKDGLNTVRVDSCLQQYHVKEFALSYTTAVSNAICDTVIKKNKEFLGQATLLFGTRAGRRDPHLRPLSRTPRRDVDDSKKVPDCRSWRPADKAENDSRCVTPSHAGKAKRGDPDAALAIECAKYQTELQRVRDELGSAIVESQRTSEVLRRLQYEREDLKRKNEEISSKYEEKEREVRQLKRLLESGARSREEGEGGVGSATDWKKQADEELNCLRAALQKMCEEHSRVEQQHQAEIHSLISQQDRLFNISSSLLANWESRSAALDSSFAQLRALLHNKEYQSQHQRLRDSMLERRNYSAEVAAVDERKRRDTQRLREIMEQLKQNQKDSKASIQKFEEDVRQHFSGVRTAREGNGGESSFANPHSSRPR